One Rhinoraja longicauda isolate Sanriku21f chromosome 14, sRhiLon1.1, whole genome shotgun sequence genomic window, cATTGAAATGCACGTCACCGAGCGACTGTTTGTTCTTCGTGGAGTGATTGGACTATAGTTCATGGCTTGGTAATTAGAGACTCCAATGCCTTTGCCACCTGCTCAGAGTTTAAATTATCCAACACTACATTCCTCTCTCTTCCAAAGTCTGAAACAAGAGGGAAATAAAGAAGACATGCATCATAATCAGATCCGTTAATTGCCTCTTGTGACTGATTGTTCAGCCAGGCAACATTAAAATATGGGACATGCTTGGGAGAAATATCAATAATTCTGCAGATTGTTTTGCCATTTGCTTCATGTATGCAACGTGAAGACAAttcaaatacaaggaactgcagatgctggtttaccacacaaaaaaagagacaaagtgctggagtaactcagtggatcaggcagcatctctggagaaaattattttacttatagtcatagagacacacagggtggcaacaggcccttcagcccaacttgcccacctttcctatccatgtacctgtctaaatgttttttttaaatgttatgataatacctgcctcaactccctcctccggcagcttattccatatacccaccatcctctgtgtaaaaaaaaattaccccttatGTTCCAATTGAATCTTTCCTCACCTTATAAAGTAGATTTCATGACTACAAAAACActgaatatagaaacaaggaactgtggatgctggtttaccaaggaaagatacaGAAGGTGCAAAATGTAAAACcataggaagggatataggtagaAGGGAAtgtgaaaggtgggggggggggatgggttgggataatggaggaaatgggtgcccatccaggtggggcacagggaaaagagaggggggaaagggggtggtttcCTAacctaaattggagaattcaatgttcatcccgTTGGGTTCtatgctacccaagcggaatacgaggtgctgttcctccagttattgtgtgtggcctcactctggcaatggaggaggcccagtacagaacGGTCAGTAGGGGAATGGGTAGGAGAGTTACAATAGTTAGCTGGTGACcagaggtcatgagaggaatagatctggtagatgcacagagtcttttgcccagtgtagggggattgagaaccagaggacataggtttacggtgaggggtggaaagatttaataggaacttgaggggtaattttttttccacaatggtgatgggtgtatggaacaagctgccggaggaggtagttgagtcaggtactatcgcaatgtttgtggcatttagataggtacgtggatatgataggtttagagggatatgggccaagcgcaggcaggtaggactggtgtagatggggcatgttgagtcgaagggcctgtttccatgctgtttgactctaaaaACAATTAGGTAGATTTTAAAGAGCATTTATTAGAAGAATGGATTAGGGAGGTCATTTCAGAGTTTTTTGGCTAGGTAACGTTGGTGGAATGATTAAAATTATTGATACAAAAAGATCCAATGGAGCAATAAAATTACAGAGACTGATCAAGGTGGGAACAGCTTGTAAAGTTAGGGATGAGAATGTAGATGGGCTGTTTATGATGACAACACCCTTCACAAGCcagaatggcctggatagagtggaaatgTAGAGGatatttgcactagtgggagagtctaggatcagagggcacagcctcagtataaaaggatgtaccattaaaatggagatgaggaggaatttgccagaaggtaattaatctgtggaatttattgccacagatggctgtgaagccAAATCTTTGCATgcttttaaagtggaaattgacacgttcttgaatagtaagggcgtgaaaggttacggggagaaagcaggagaatgagtttGAAAGGTAAAGATAGATTAGTGGAGCAAAGATTGAAAGGTGGGACAGATTTGATGGTCTAAATATCCTCATTCtgctttaaaattttatttttgacTTGCACTGTTATtctttatttatttgtgttttttttatacacacacacatgtatatgtgtatgtatatgtatatacatgtatatacacttattatgggttttacagaatactacatttacatatctgttttactgttgcaagtaaaaatttaattGTTCAATTTCAAACATAATAAAATACGCTTGACTTATGAACAGAGGAGCTAACAGCCTAATTTCTTGTTGATCAAATCAGTataaaacagcatggaaacaggccattcggcccactcatTCCGTGTTGGTCACCAAGCATATATTTACACCCACTCCATTCAACCCCTGTTGGACTTGCTTCCTTACCATATCGAGCCCACGCTTTCGGCTGCACACCGGAACATTCACGGATTAGGATTGGAAATTCGGGATTGGCTTTCTTCATCGTCACATAGTGCTGCTCAATGAAGTCCCTGAATGAGGCAAAACAAGAACCATGAGGAGGTCATGACGCACCTTCACAGAACCTTGATCAGGCTGCGTGTTGAGCGTGGTGTGTActtctggtctccccattacaggaagaacatggaggctttggaaaggcaagaggaacagaaggcCTCTGACCAGTTGGCGGCTGGGATCAGCGCTGGGTCCTGTTGTACACATCACTGATTTGGATGAGGATGTAGGTGGGATGATTACAAAGTCTGCAAATGATACCAAAACTGGGAAGAAAGTCATCTCAGGTCGCAATAGGATACAGATCAGCCCAtaaagtgggcaaaggaatggcagatggaatttagctTATGCCTTTTGGGaaattacgatacgatacaactttatttatcgcaggggggaaattgatctgccaacagtcataaaacacaaaatacatgaaactaaagtgataAGTGCAAaggatgggggatgtgcaaagattggggaggggagtcagtctaccccacaacagaggggggggggggagttaaaccAGAGAAGAGCAGACCCAGTGAGTAGCAGGACCATGAGTGACCTAGAACACGAGTACTAGTTAGTTCTCTGAAAGCGGCAACAGAAGTAGACTGGGAGCTAGTAAAAGGTATGACgtgtttttcttttctcttctTTCCTTgtttgacacccttttgtctccttgtcatctctggcctttatccacccatctaccaatcaaccccGCCCCTTcacctgtgttggaaggaactgcagatgctggtttacaccgaagatacacaaaattctgtagtaaatcagcgggacaggcagcatgtatggagagaaggaatgtgtgatgtttcgggggaAACAAGTATACCAGATGCCTTCTTTCACACAGACACTGTGTGGAGCAGTGGGTCAGATCTGGCAGCAACACACCACTAGTTGGCTTCTGACTTTTGGGTTGCATAGTGCAGCAGTGGACATCTGCCATGTTCACTCAGCCTCGCTCCAGTTAGCCAACATTTGCCATGGTGGCACcgaggcgcagcggtacagttgctgccttatagcgccagagacccgggttccatcctgattacgggtgctctctgtacagagtttgtatgttctccctgtgaccacgtgggttttctctgcgtgctccattccccccacccacactccaaagacatacaggtttgtatgctaattggcttggtataaatgtaaattgtccctagtgtgtaggatcgtgctagtttacagggtgatcactggtcggctcggACGCAGTcatccgaaggtcctgtttccacactgtatctctaaaactcaaaAACTAAAGCTAAATTTCTCTGCACGATCTGCTGAAATTCAGTTGGCTCCAGCTCAGTATCAAATCTGTTTCCACCAGACTTTCAGGCACTACATTCCAGATAACGAGTTGCCACATAGATATTTTCATCATCAATCACCTTAATTCTGTTTCCCCATGTATTTATTTTTGAGCAGATGGTCCGTTTTCT contains:
- the ndufa2 gene encoding NADH dehydrogenase [ubiquinone] 1 alpha subcomplex subunit 2 produces the protein MAAAAVVRGIGSKLSHNLRELRIHLCQSSAGSQGVRDFIEQHYVTMKKANPEFPILIRECSGVQPKAWARYDFGRERNVVLDNLNSEQVAKALESLITKP